In Polyangiaceae bacterium, the genomic window GCCTGCCGCGCGAGGAGCGCGCGCTGCGTCGCGCGGCTTCCCGCGACCTGCTCGGCACGCTGGCGTTCGCCCGGGACCTGCCCGGAGAAGATCTGGAGCTCTTGCTCGACGGGGTGCGCTGGACCGCGCTGCCTCGACGCGCACGCCTGTTCGGAGTGGGCGATCCGTCGGACGCGGCGTACCTGGTGGTGAGCGGACTGCTCCAGCTCCAGACCGAGCACGAAGGTCGAGTCCAGGTGCGGGCCTACGTGAGCCGAGGCGACCTGTTCGGAGACGAAGACGCGCTCTCGGGGGAGCGGCGCGGCGTGCACGCCGTGGCCAAGGGAGATTGCCAGCTCTTGGCGGTGCCACGCGCGCTGCTCCGCTCGCTCGTCGATCGCAACCCGGGAGTGCTCGAGCGCATCGCGCGTCTTCGGGCGGAGCGCGTGGCGCGCCAGCGGCGAGTCGCCGACGCTTCCGTAAAGACCACCCAGCACGTGTTCCAGGATCTGTATCGACTGCAGATGGCGCGCTCGCTCCTGGCCATCGACCAAGACCGATGCGTCCGCTGCGGTCATTGCGCCTGGGCTTGTGCGGACACCCACGACGGCGTCGCGCGCCTGGTGCGCCGAGGAGACAAAATCGTGACGGAGCTCGCGGTGGCCGAGAGCGCCGCGAAGAGCCTGATGTTGCCGAGCTCGTGCCAGCACTGCCACAACCCGGTGTGCATGATCGACTGCCCTACGGGCGCCATCGGTCGCGATCCGGAAGGGGACGTGTTCATTCGCGAGGCGCTCTGCACCGGCTGCGGCGCCTGCGCCAAGGCCTGCCCCTGGGAGAACATCCGGATGGCGCCCCGCGCCGCCGGCGGCGGCTCGGAGGAGGTCGCGGTGAAGTGCGACCTGTGCAAGGGCTTCGACGCCCCAGCCTGTGTCAGCGCTTGCCCGACCGAGGCCATCACCCGGCTGGATCCGCAGCGCGACTTCCGCGAGCTCGGCGCGCTGTTCGGCGGCGAGTCGGCGGTCGCCAGCGCGGCGCCGGAGCGCTCGGGCTGGCTCGCGCTCGCGCCCTCGGTCGGTGTCGCGCTCGCCATCGGGCTGGTCCCGGCCGGCGTGCTCTTCCACGCGCGCGCGCTCGGGTCGCCGGGAAGCGGTCTGCCCTACGCGGCGGGGCTCGGCGCGCTCCTCGGCTGCTTCGGGCTCGCCGCCTACGCGCTGCCCAAGCGCCTGGGCAAGCGCTGGACGAAGCCCCGCGCGCGCAAGACGGACGCTCGAGAGATGCCTGCACCGCGCTCGCGCGTCGTTCCGCACTATCGGCTGCACGTCGCGCTCGGCCTCGGGACGGTGGCTGCGGTCGCGCTGCACTCCGGCGGACGCATCGGTCACGGCTTGGCCGGCGCGCTCTCGGTGGCGTTCTGGCTGACGGCGCTCCTCGGTGGGGTCGCCGCGCTGGCCTACCGCGGGATCCCCGCGCGGCTCTCGCGTCTCGAGCGAAAGGGCGCGCTGCCCGAGGATCTGGCACTGGAGAACGACACCTTGTTCGATCGGCTGCACCGCGCGACCAGCGGCACCAGCGAGCTGACAAAGACCATCACCGAGAAGCTGCTGGTCCCATACGCGCGCTCACCGTTCGGCGCCCTCGCGCTGATCGCGTCCGGTCGCACGCTCAGCCAGGAGCGCAGCGTGCTCCGCGCGCGCGTGGACGCCGTGCTCGAGGGCCGCGGCGGAGAACGGCTGGACGGGCTCGATGAGCTGATCCGCATCGTGGTCGAGCTCCGCGCGCTGCCCGCGCGACGCTTGCTGACCTTCTGCCTGAGAGGCCTGGTTCCCGCGCACCTGCTCGGGACCGGGATCTTGCTCGTGCTGCTGGCGCTGCACGTGCTCCAGATGACGAGGTGGTGATGGCCGACGACCGTCCCCTCGTCGAGCTCGCGCCCGAGGCTGCCCACGGCCGCCGCCGAGGCGCGCCGCGCGCGCTCGAGACCAGCGACGTGACGCGATTTCGCGGTCTGCTCCCGGCCGCCGCCGTCGGCGCCGTGGTGGCCGCCGCGCTCGCGATCTGGAGCAGCGGGCTGCCCGGGCTGCGCTCTCCCGGCGGGCAGTCGCGCCCGCATCGCCTCGCCAAGCTCGAATGCGGGAGCTGCCACACCGACGAGGGCAAGCCCCAGGAGGCCTGCCGGCGCTGTCACGGCGGGCTCCCCTCGGAGCGCCCGGCGCACCAGGAGTTGCGGAGGCGGCGCGAGCTCGGCTGTACCAGCTGCCACGCAATCCATCGCGCCGACGAAGGCGTGGCGTTCACGCCCGACGGCGCGGTGATCCGCTACGGCACGGGCTGGGAGCGCGAGCTCTCGGGGGAGCACACTCTGTTCCGCCCGACCAAGACCGTGAGCGTGCCGCTGGTCCCGGCGCGCGCGTGCGCCAAGTGCCACGACCTCGGACGGCAGGACGATCCGATCCGGGAGTGCCTGATCGAGGGCCAGCGCTCGCCCGAGCGCCCCACGGTCTGCTTCGACGAGCACCGCGCCGTCAGCGGGCTGGCCGGCGTCGGGGCGAAGGTCGCCCCCGGCGCCACCACCGAGCGCGACGCCGCCTGGGAAGCGGCGCGCGAGGTCGCCAGCCGCGGCGCCGCGCCGGCGCTCGCCGGCGTCGCGGGCAGCCCCGTCGGGATCGTCGGCAGCGGCTTCGGCGCTGCGCTGCTCGTGTTCGGGGGGCTCAGACTACGGGCACGCCGTCGCTCCGCGCGACTGGAGCAGGCTCGGCGTCAGCTCAGCGTGGTGCAGCCGGCAGCAGTGCGACGCGTGCCACACGTGGACGTGGCCACCTGCCTCGGCTGCTATGCCTGCGTCGACGCTTGCCCCTACGACGTGCTCGAGGTGCGGCGCTACGTCGCGGTCGTTGCTCGACCCGACGACTGCTGTGGTTTGACGCTGTGCGAGCAGCGCTGTCCGAACGGGTCCCTGGTGGTCAGCGATGGCGACCCCATCGACGACCGCCCCAAGGTGAAGGACACGCTGGAGTCGGTGGACGTGCCGGGGCTCTACCTGGCCGGCGATCTCACCGGGCTGCCTCTGATCCGCAACGCCATCAACCAAGGCTCGCACGCCGTGCGCGAGATCGCCGAGCGGCAGGGGCGCGCGCGCGACCGCGACGGCGACCTCGACCTGATCGTCGTCGGCGCCGGTCCCGCGGGCATCAGCGCGGCGCTCGAGGCCAAGGCCCGAGGGCTCACGGCGAAGCTCTTGGAGCAGGCGACGGTCGCCGCCAGCATCCAGAGCTTCCCTCGCGGCAAGCTGGTGTTCGACCAACCCCTGGGCATGCCCATGGTGGGCGACCTGTGGCTGGAGGAGTCCACCAAGGAGGAGCTCTTGGCCAAGTGGCTCCGCATCGTGCGTCGGGCGGAGCTCGACATCGACGAGGGGCGCCGTGTCACTCGGGTCGAGCGGCACGGCGAAGCGTTCGTCGTGACGGCGCTCGGCGAGGAAGGCGGCGAGCGGGTCTATCGCGCGCGGAACGTCCTGCTCGCCATCGGCCGCCGGGGCTCGCCGCGCCGGCTGGACGTACCCATCGCCCAGGCGGCCGAGTCCCGCGTGTTCTACGCGCTGGTGGACGCCCGGGCGTTCGCCGGACAGCGCGTGGTCG contains:
- a CDS encoding cyclic nucleotide-binding domain-containing protein, whose translation is MSSSAWPPSVFDAPALVGLDARARAEVERAGRWRELAAGDVLYRAGEPSDALFVVSSGALRLTAVRRGDEHESELRRARRGDTLGEEAALPGAARAATATAEQACELAEIPMGVLTRALAKSGGDGLPREERALRRAASRDLLGTLAFARDLPGEDLELLLDGVRWTALPRRARLFGVGDPSDAAYLVVSGLLQLQTEHEGRVQVRAYVSRGDLFGDEDALSGERRGVHAVAKGDCQLLAVPRALLRSLVDRNPGVLERIARLRAERVARQRRVADASVKTTQHVFQDLYRLQMARSLLAIDQDRCVRCGHCAWACADTHDGVARLVRRGDKIVTELAVAESAAKSLMLPSSCQHCHNPVCMIDCPTGAIGRDPEGDVFIREALCTGCGACAKACPWENIRMAPRAAGGGSEEVAVKCDLCKGFDAPACVSACPTEAITRLDPQRDFRELGALFGGESAVASAAPERSGWLALAPSVGVALAIGLVPAGVLFHARALGSPGSGLPYAAGLGALLGCFGLAAYALPKRLGKRWTKPRARKTDAREMPAPRSRVVPHYRLHVALGLGTVAAVALHSGGRIGHGLAGALSVAFWLTALLGGVAALAYRGIPARLSRLERKGALPEDLALENDTLFDRLHRATSGTSELTKTITEKLLVPYARSPFGALALIASGRTLSQERSVLRARVDAVLEGRGGERLDGLDELIRIVVELRALPARRLLTFCLRGLVPAHLLGTGILLVLLALHVLQMTRW
- a CDS encoding NAD(P)-binding domain-containing protein is translated as MADDRPLVELAPEAAHGRRRGAPRALETSDVTRFRGLLPAAAVGAVVAAALAIWSSGLPGLRSPGGQSRPHRLAKLECGSCHTDEGKPQEACRRCHGGLPSERPAHQELRRRRELGCTSCHAIHRADEGVAFTPDGAVIRYGTGWERELSGEHTLFRPTKTVSVPLVPARACAKCHDLGRQDDPIRECLIEGQRSPERPTVCFDEHRAVSGLAGVGAKVAPGATTERDAAWEAAREVASRGAAPALAGVAGSPVGIVGSGFGAALLVFGGLRLRARRRSARLEQARRQLSVVQPAAVRRVPHVDVATCLGCYACVDACPYDVLEVRRYVAVVARPDDCCGLTLCEQRCPNGSLVVSDGDPIDDRPKVKDTLESVDVPGLYLAGDLTGLPLIRNAINQGSHAVREIAERQGRARDRDGDLDLIVVGAGPAGISAALEAKARGLTAKLLEQATVAASIQSFPRGKLVFDQPLGMPMVGDLWLEESTKEELLAKWLRIVRRAELDIDEGRRVTRVERHGEAFVVTALGEEGGERVYRARNVLLAIGRRGSPRRLDVPIAQAAESRVFYALVDARAFAGQRVVVVGLGDTAMETAIALARQPATRVTLVYRGSGFRRGKARNIDEVKRLVGQGRVQLAFDSTVARVEPDHVVLRTTAGEERVDADAVFVLIGSILPWEFLGAVGVRRGAASAG